A window of Kribbella sp. NBC_00382 genomic DNA:
CTGTGGACGACCTCGAAGGCCGCCCGGGTCGGCGCGTACTGCGCGTGCAGGTCGCGGATCTCCCGGTCGGTCGGGAGCTTCACTCGGTGAGGTAGTACTGGAGGACCGGGGCCATCCGGTCGATCAGCTCGGACATCTCGGCGGAGGCGAGCGGCTCGAGGCCGATCAGGTAGCGGGTCAGCGCCATCCCGATCAGCTGGGTGGCGACGAGGGACACCCGTAGCGGTGCATCCGGTACGCCGAGAGCCTGGGCCACCGGTTGCATGATCAGCTCGGTGATGCCCTCCCGCATCATCCGGGCGACGTCGTCGCTGCTGACCACGCTGCGCAGGACCGCCTTCATCCGCTGCTGGCCGTCGGGCGACTCCCAGACGCTGAGGAAGACGGTGATGATCCGCCGGCCGAGCTCGTCGCGCGGACCGTCGAGCACGTGCGCCGCCACCTCACGCGGGTCGATCGGCAGCGCCATCGACTCGACGAACAACTCGTCTTTGCTGTCGAAATAGTGGTGGATCAGCGCCGCATCCACACCAGCTTCTCTGGCGACCGCTCGAAGCGAGGTGGCTGTAAACCCCTTACCAGCAAAGGATTCCCGGGCGGCTCGCAGGATGTCTCCCCGAGTATCCGGTCCGCCGGGCCGACGGCCAGGGGTGCGAGCCTTCGGCGTACCGGGGGTCACGAGTCGAGCTCCGACACCTCACCGGAACTGGAGACAGCGAAGGCGGAGCGGCGGCCGACGGCGGCGTCGGCGGTACGGACGAAGTGCTTGCGGGTGAACTCGAGCGACTCGATCAGGTCGACCTCGCGCTCGGACCGGCTGGTGGCGCGCCGGGTGTTGATCTCGATGATGATGTGGCCGTCGAACTCCTGGTTGGCGAGCACCTGCAGCAGGTCGCCCGCACGCTGGGTACCGCGGCCCGGTACCAGGTGTTCGTCCTTCGCCGAGCCCGTGCCGTCGGTCAGGTGGATGTGCCGCAGCGTGCTGCCCATCGTCGCGGCCAGCTCGACGCAGTCCTGCTCGGCGGTCGAGGCGTGCGACAGGTCGAGCGTGGTGTGCGCGTAGGTCTGCTCGGTCGGGTCCCAGCTCGGCGCGTACGCCTGCAGGCCCTTGCCAGGCGCGCGCCAGGGGTACATGTTCTCGACCGCGAAGATGATCCCGGACTCCGCCTCGAGCCGTGCGATGCCCTCGACGAACCCGCGCGCGTAGTCGCGCTGCCACCGGAACGGCGGATGCACGACGACCACGTCGGCGCCCAGCTCCTTCGCCGCCTCCGCGCTGCGCTCGAGCTTGCCCCACGGGTCGGTACCCCAGACCCGCTGGGTGATCAGCAGACAGGGCGCGTGGATCGCCAGCACCGGCAGCTGGTGGTAGTCGACCAGCCGCTGGATCGCATCGATCTGGGTGCTCAGCGGGTCGATACCGACCATCACCTCGACCCCGTCGTACCCGAGCCGGGCCGCCAGCTCGAAGCAGCTGGCGGTCGACTCCGGGTACACCGAAGCGTTGGAGAGGCCGATCTTCACGGTGTCGCGGGTCATCAGTACTTGCCTTCGTGGTAGTTCATCGGGGCTGCAACTGGTCGAGGCGGGACAGGATCACGCCTTCGCGCAAAGCCCACGGGCAGACCTCGAGCGAGGTCAGGTCGAAAAGGTCCATCACGGCGTCGGCGACCAGCGCGCCCGCGACCACCTGGCTCGATCGGCCCGCCGAGACGCCCGGCAGCTCCCCGCGCTCATGAGCGGTCATCGCGATCAGCTTCGGCAGCCACTCGGTCAGGGCGTCGCGATTGAGCGAGCGCGGCACGTAGGGCCCGTCGTCGGACGGGGCCGCGCCGGTGATCCTCGCCAGGGAGCGGAAGGTTTTGCTCGTCGCAACGGCACGCTGGGGCTTGCCTGCCCGGAGTACGTCGCCGGCGACCGCGGCCATCTCGATCCGGATCCGGCGGCGCAACGCCTTGACCTCGTCCTTGTCCGGCGGGTCCTGGGTCAGCGACTCCCGGGTCAGCCGGCCGGCGCCCAGCGGCACGGACACGGCGACCGTCGGCTCCTCGTCGGACCCGGCCGCGATCTCCAGTGAGCCGCCACCGATGTCGAAGACGGCCAGCCGGCCGGACGACCAGCCGAACCACCGGCGGACGGCGAGGAACGTCAGCCGCGCCTCGTCCTGGCCGGTCAGCACCTGGAGGTCGACCTCGGTCTGGGCCCGGACCCGGTCGAGCACCTTCTCACCGTTCGGCGCCTCACGGAGCGCGGAGGTGGCGAACGCCATCACCGACTCGCAGCCCTTGTCGGCGGCCAGCTCGGCCGCCTCGGAGATGAACGAGACCAGCTCGTCCGACCCGGACTGGGCGATCCGGCCGTCCTTCTCGAGGTGCTCGGCGAGCCTCAGCTCGGTCTTGTGCGAGTACGCCGGCAGCGGCGCGGCACCACGATGTGCGTCCACCACGAGAAGGTGGACGGTATTGGATCCCACGTCGAGTACACCGAGGCGCATACCCTCCACGCTACTTGACTCCGGGAGTTCATCTGGTCGGCCTGGTGCTGTCTTCCCCGAGATTTGATTCAGGCGCGGCTTACGCAGTACTGGTTTCGATGACCGGGTATCGCGGCGGGAAGCGTACTCTTTCGGGGTGCCTGAGGTATCTCTTGACTTTCCCCGAGCCTATGTCGAGTTCGTCGACCCCGAGGACGCCGATCAGGTGTTCCGGTGCGACCTGACCTGGCTGACCTCCAACTGGACCTGCATCTTCGGCGGTGGCTGCAAGGGCATCTACAAGGGCCGCCCGAACGACGGCTGCTGCACGCTCGGCGCGCACTTCTCCGACGAGGACGACGAGAAGCGGGTCAAGGGCTACGTCAAGCAGCTCGGCAACGAGGACTGGCAGTTCCGCAAAGAGGGCAAGAAGAACGGCTGGGTCGAGACCGACGACGAGGGCGACCGCAAGACCCGCGTCTGGGAAGGTGCCTGCATCTTCCTGAACCGGCCGGACTTCCCCGCTGGTGGCGGCTGCGCACTGCACGGGCTCGCCCTCAAGCAGGGTGTGCACTTCGTCGAGACGAAGCCGGATGTCTGCTGGCAGCTGCCGATCCGGCGGACCTTCCGCGAGGTCGAGCGGCCGGACGGCACGTCGTACACAGAGGTCGGGATCGGCGAGTACGACCGGCGCGGCTGGGGGCCGGGTGGGCATGACCTGGACTGGTACTGCACCGGCAACACCGAGGCGCACATCGCGGTCGAGGCGGTCTTCGAGTCGAGCAAGGTCGAGCTCCAGACGCTGATGGGGCTGAAGGCTTACGACGTACTCGCGGAGTACTGCCGGCAGCACCTGGAAGCAGTCCGTCCGTTGCTTCCGCACCCGGCTTCCTTGCCTCTGATCAACTAACCCCCACCACTGCTTTTTGCTTGTTCTTTTGTAGTTAGGGTTGCCTTTCTTCGACACCCCGGATCTGCGGGGTCGGTCGTCGGCGGACAGAATGATCGGCATGCGCCTGGATCATCTGTCTTACGCGGCCGGACCCGACGGGTACAAGGCAACGGTCGAGCGGCTGTCCGCCGTGCTCGGCGCGGAGTTCGTCGACGGTGGCGTGCACCCGCGCTTCGGCACGGTGAACCACATCCTGCCGCTGGAGAACGACCGCTACATCGAGGTCGTCGACGTGCTCGACCACCCGTCCTCGGACAAGGCGCCGTTCGGGCAGGCGGTACGGGCTCGCAAGGAGCTCGGCGGCGGCTGGCTCGGCTGGGTGGTCGCCGTCCGCGACATGGCCCGGATGGAGCAGCGCCTCGGGCGTGACGCCGTCCCCGGCAACCGGCACCGGCCGGACGGGGCTAACATCACCTGGCGCCAGATCGGCGTCAAGGGACTCATGGCCGACCCGCAACTGCCGTTCTTCATCCACTGGGACGACCTGACCCAACACCCCTCCGTCGGCGGCAAGGGCATCAAGCTGACCGGCCTCGAGATCGCCGGCGACCCGACCCGGGTCACCGACTGGATCGGCCACCCGGCCGACCACCTGCTCGACGACCTCGACGTCGCCTGGGTCGGCCCCAACGGTCAGCCCGGTCTGGTCGCTGCCGTCTTCCAGACCCCGGACGGCATCGTCCGGCTCTGAGCACGCCCCGATGAGCGCATCGCAGATCTTCGCGATCTCTGGGATCCTCACCGGAGATCGCTCGCGCACCCGCGATCTGATCTCGTACGCCGTATCGCTCGCCGCCGTCGAAGACCGCCCGACCCGCTTCTGCTTCATCCCGACCGCAGAAGGCGACAACCCCTATGTGGTCGAGTGGTTCGAAGGTGCCTTCGGCAACGACCCGACCGTCGAAGCCAGCACCCTGACCCTCTTCACCCGCCCCAACGTGCCGGACGTCCGCAAACACCTGCTGGCCCAGGATGTCCTCTGGGTCGGCGGCGGCAGCGTCGTCAACCTGATGGCGGTCTGGCGAGCGCATGGCCTCCCCGAGATCCTCCACGAGTGCTGGCAGAACGGCGTCGTGATGGCCGGCCAGAGCGCCGGCAGCCTCTGCTGGCACATCGGCGGACCGACCGATTCGTTCAGCGGGTCATTGGATGCCTTCAGCAACGGCCTCGGCTGGCTCCCGTGGAGCAACGGCGTCCACGACGACCTCGCCGACCAGCCCCGGCGTACGACGTACCGGCGCTTGGTCGCCTCGGGTGAACTTCCGCCCGGCTACGCAACCGAGGACGGCGTCGGGCTCCACTACCTCGACGGCGCTTTCCACGAGGCCGTCTCGGTGAAGCCCGACGCCCGCGCCTGGTACGTCGAAGCCGACCGGGAGACCGAGATCGTGCCCCGACTGCTGTGATGGATCATCTCGTCTACGCGACACCGGACCTGGCGGCGACCGTTGCCGCCTTCACGGCAGCGACCGGGCTGACTCCAATGCCAGGTGGCGTGCATGTCGGCCGCGGAACTCGCAACGAGTTGGTCGGGCTCGGCCCTGGGCGCTATCTGGAGATCATCGGGCCTGATCTGGGGCAGCCGGATCCTGAGTCGCCACGGCCGTTCGGGATCGATGAGTTGGCGCAGCCGCGGGTGGTTACCTGGGCGATCGGGTCGACGGATCTGGATGCTGCTGTTGCGGCGGCTCGGGCCGCTGGGTTCGATCCGGGTGAGCCGGAGGGGATGTCGCGGAGTACGCCGGAAGGGGACCTGCTGGAGTGGCGGCTGACGTCGGCGTTCACTGAGCCGACGGGGTTGGTGCCGTTCCTGATCGACTGGGGGCGGACGGTCCACCCGAGTAGTCGGGGGCTGCCTCAGGCGGAGCTGGTTTCGTTCATGGGGTTTGCGCCGCAGCCGGGCGAGGTCGCTTGGATGCTCGATGCGGTGGGGGCGGAGCTGGCTTTGGCTGCTGGGGAGGCGGGGCTGAGCGTAGTACTGGGGACGCCTCGTGGAGTGGTTCGGTTAGAGGAGCTCTAGCTCGGCCAGCGATGTCTCCAGATGCGCCAGCAGGCGTTGGAGGTGGGGGACGGTGCGGCGGCAGCCGACCAGGCCGAAATGGAGTTGGTGGTCGTAGCTGGTGACGCTGATGTTGAGGGCCTGGCCGTTGAGGACGATCGACGCCGGGTAGGTGCCGAGGAGGCGGGAGCGGTTCCAGTAGAGGGGACTGTCCGACGGGCCTGGGATGTTGGAGATGACCAGGTTGTACGGCGGTGGGGTGCGGCCGGCCAATCCCGGGATGACGGCGGCGGGGCCGGCCGAGCCTAGGCCGAGCGCGCCGATCATCAGGTTCTGCATCGGGCTGAGTTGGGACAGGACGCCCTTGCCGTAGGTGGTCGAGTCCATGATCCGGCGAATGCGTTGCTCGGGGTCGATCTCGTCCGTCGCCAGGTCCGCGATCAGCGTGGCGAGCGAGTTCCCACCACCCGTACCGTTGCCGTCGGCACCACGCAGTGACACCGGCACCATCGCCGTCAAACCCTTGTCCGGAAGGGCTCTGAGGTCGATCAAGTAGTTGCGCAAGGCCCCTGAACACATCGCGAGCATCACGTCGTTGAGGGTCGCGCCGGTCATCGCGCGCACCTTCTCCAACCGCTCCATCGGCCACGACTGCGCCGCGAACCGTCGCGCCGCGCTGATCGGCTGGTTGAAGACCGTCTGCGGCGCCTTGAAGGCCACCGACGAATGCTCGTGCTGCAGAGCTCGCAGCGCACTCCTGAACCCGACCGGCGACAGCCCGGCGACATCCGCCAGCAGCCGCCCGACTCCCCCGACCGCCTTGCCGGCCTCACCCGGCAACCGCCCGACCGCGGAGAACAACTCAGCCGCCGTCGGCAGCCCACCAGCAAGACCAGACGCCACCGGCTCGCCAACAGAAGAACTGCTGGGCTGGTCCGCGAGCACACGATCCGGCAGCGCGTAAGTGGCCGGCATCTCCGTCTGGGTCGGATCAGCGGTCAGCGTGTTCTGCATCCACTTCAGCGCGGTGACCCCGTCGATCAGCGAGTGGTGGATCTTGCTGTACACGGCGAAGCGACGCCCCTGGACCCCCTCGATGAGGTGCATCTCCCAGAGCGGGCGGTGGCGGTCCAGCAGGGTGCCGTGGAGGCGACTGGTCAGCTCGAAGAGCTCCCGGTACCGGCCGGGCCGGGCCAACCCGGAGAGCCTCACGTGGTACTCGAGATCGATGTCCCGATCCTGGTCCCAGGACCAGTAGCCGAGGTCGAGCGCGCGGTGCCGGACCCGGCGGGTGAAGAGCGGATTGATCGTCTGGTTCTGGGTGATGTCCTCGTACAGCCGCGCCACGTAATCCCGGGTGCCGTCGGGAAAGACCTGGTCCCGGGCGCCCTCGGGCAACTCGAAGAGCATCAGTCCGCCGACGTGCATCGCCTGTTCGCGCGTCTCACCGAGCAAGAACATCGCGTCCAGCGGTCCCACTGCGGTCATCCGTCCTCCGCCCCGACCCGAAAGTCGCCTCAGGCTGTTACTCGTGCTAACCAGCCTGAGGCGACTTTAGTTACCCCCGCAGTATCTGCAAGGTCAGGGACCAGGCTCAGTCGAGCGGACGGTAGGTCAATCCGAGAGCCTCGATGCGGGTCAGGTGCGGCCGCAGCCGGTCCAGGAACTCGTCGTACGAGGTCTTCGGCGACCCCCAAGCGCGCTCGGCGAAGGCCGACAGTCGCGGCAGCAGCATGTAGCCGACGCGCTCCGGGCCCTCCATGTACTCCGTCCAGACCTGGCACTGGGTCCCGACGATCCGGGCCTCCTCCTCAGCGGTCAGGCCGGGCGGGATCACCTCGAAGTCGTAGACCTTCTCCAGCGGCGTGAAGTGCCCGATCGCCAGCGGCTCGGTCTCCGGGTCGCCCTGGTAGTAGTCGAAGTACACCGACTGGTTCGGCGCCATCACCACGTCGTGGCCGGCCTTCGCCGCCACCTCACCACGGTCCGGCCCACGCCACGCCATGATCACGGCGCTCTTCGGGCAGTCCGTCTCGACCATCTCGTCCCAGCCGACCAGGCGCCGGCCATCCTCGGTCAGTACCGCCGAGACCTGCTCGGTGAACCACCCCTGCAGCTGCCCCGCATCCGTGAGCCCCAGCTCAGCCTGCCGCGCCTGCGCCGCCTCGGACGTCCGCCACTGGACATCGGGGCACTCGTCGCCGCCCAGGTGGATGTACGGACCGGGGAAGATGTCGAGCACCTCCCGCAGTACCGTCCGGACGAAGTCGACCGTCGCGTCATTGACGTTCAGCACGTCGTCGCTGATGCCCCAGACCTGCCGGACGCCGAGCTGCTGGTCCGGGTTGTTGCCGAGCTCCGGGTACGCCGCGATGGCCGCCTGCATGTGACCGGGCAGGTCGATCTCCGGTACGACGGTGATGCCCCGCTCACCCGCGTACGCGACGATCTCGCGCAGGTCATCCTTCGTGTAGAAGCCGCCGTGCCGCGTCCCGTCGTAGGTGAACTCCGTCTGGCCGTGCGACATCTTGCCGACCATGGTCTCGGGCCGCCAGGCGCCGACCTCGGTGAGCTTCGGGAACGCGTCGATCTGGACCCGCCAGCCCTGGTCGTCGGTCAGGTGCAGGTGCAGCACGTTCATCCTGTGCAGCTCGATCGCGTCGATCACCCGCAGCACGAACTCCTTCGGCATGAAGTGCCGGCTGACGTCCAGCATCATGCCGCGCCAGCCGAACCGCGGCGCGTCGGCGATGTGCACGGCCGGCACGGCGAGCCCGCCGTCGACCTCGGTCGCCGCGTCGAGCAGCTGCTTGTAGGTCTGCTCGGCGTACCGCAGCGACTCCTCGGAGCCAGCCGACAGCCGGGCGCCATCGGGCGTCACATCGATCCGGTACTCCGTAGCGCCGAGGTTCTCTACGACGGTACGGACGGCGTCGCCGGCCGGGTCGGCGCTGACCCACTGGCCGTCGGCGACGACGAGCTCTCGGGGGGCGGGGACGATCGCGATCTGTTCGGACATCCGGACTCCAAGTGAGGGCAACGGGTACTAACGAAAGCTGGCGACGAAAAGCCGCTGACCGCGACCCTACCCGAGCTGCCGAAGCTCCTTTTGAGTGAGAAGGTGAGCGGGTGCCCGCCGACCCCATCGACCCTGCTCTGCCCGCGCAGGACGTAGTACCGGCTACTGCAGCCTCTCTGCAGCGGGGGACGTTGCGCGTGCTGGTCGCGAGCAACGTGCTGGGTGGAGTGGCTGTCGCCAGCGGGTTCGCGGTGTCGGGGTTGCTCGCGGAGAACATCTCGGGGTCGACCTCGATGGCGGGGTTCGCCGCCACCTCGACGACACTCGGTGCCGCGATCCTCGCCGTGCCGTTGGCCAAACTGGCTCGCTCGCAGGGGCGGCGCAGCTCGCTGACCGCGGGCTACCTGATCGCCACCGCGGGCGCGCTGCTCAGCATCGTCGCTGCGCAGATCGACTCGCTGGCGCTGCTGCTCTTCGCAGGCTGCCTGTTCGGCAGTGGCTCGGCAGCGAACCTGCAATCCCGGTACGCCGCGACCGACGCAGCCGACCCCAAACACGTCGCCAGCTCGCTGTCGCTGGTCGTCTGGGCCACCACCATCGGCGTCATCGTCGGCCCCAACCTGACCGGCGTCGGCGGCTCGGTCGGCACCTCGCTCGGCGTACTCGCCCTGGCCGGCCCCTACGTCTTCTCCGTCGCGGCCTTCGGCCTGGCCCTGGCCACCGTCTGGTTCGGCCTGCGCCGCCTCCAACAGGTCACCGTCAGAACCACTCTCGAACGCCAGCCACTCGCCTCCACCTTCCGCACCGTGATGGCGATCCCGCACGCGAGACTCGGCCTGATCGCGATCGCCTCCGCGCACGCGGTGATGGTCGGCGTGATGTCGATGACGTCGGTTCACCTACGCCACCACGGCGCCTCGCTCACCATCGTCGGCTTCGTGATCAGCGGCCACGTCGCCGGTATGTACGCCCTGTCTCCCGTGATGGGCTACCTCGCCGACCGGATCGGCCGGATCCCGACCATCGCCATCGGCCTGACCATCCTGGCCGGCGCGATGACGGTCGCGGCCCTCGCGCCGGACGACGCCCACGGCCTGACGGCGATCGCTCTCTTCCTGCTCGGCCTCGGCTGGTCCGCCTGCCTGGTGGCCGGCTCGACCCTGCTCTCCCGCTCGGTCCCGGACGAGATCCGTACCTCCGCGCAGGGCCTGTCCGACCTCACGATGGGCATCTTCGCCTCCCTCGCCGGCACCAGTGCGGGCCCGATCCTGGCTCAGCTCGGCTTCCACTGGCTCGCAGTACTGTGCGGCCTTCTGCTGGTACCGGTCGCTCTGCTCACGCTCACGACCAGAACTGTCCGTACTGCGAGTTAGCGTGACTCGTATGACTGAGGTGAGCCTGCGGCAGATCACGCCCGACGACCTGCCGGCTCTGTTCGAGAACC
This region includes:
- a CDS encoding TetR/AcrR family transcriptional regulator: MTPGTPKARTPGRRPGGPDTRGDILRAARESFAGKGFTATSLRAVAREAGVDAALIHHYFDSKDELFVESMALPIDPREVAAHVLDGPRDELGRRIITVFLSVWESPDGQQRMKAVLRSVVSSDDVARMMREGITELIMQPVAQALGVPDAPLRVSLVATQLIGMALTRYLIGLEPLASAEMSELIDRMAPVLQYYLTE
- a CDS encoding sugar phosphate isomerase/epimerase family protein, with the protein product MTRDTVKIGLSNASVYPESTASCFELAARLGYDGVEVMVGIDPLSTQIDAIQRLVDYHQLPVLAIHAPCLLITQRVWGTDPWGKLERSAEAAKELGADVVVVHPPFRWQRDYARGFVEGIARLEAESGIIFAVENMYPWRAPGKGLQAYAPSWDPTEQTYAHTTLDLSHASTAEQDCVELAATMGSTLRHIHLTDGTGSAKDEHLVPGRGTQRAGDLLQVLANQEFDGHIIIEINTRRATSRSEREVDLIESLEFTRKHFVRTADAAVGRRSAFAVSSSGEVSELDS
- a CDS encoding Ppx/GppA phosphatase family protein → MRLGVLDVGSNTVHLLVVDAHRGAAPLPAYSHKTELRLAEHLEKDGRIAQSGSDELVSFISEAAELAADKGCESVMAFATSALREAPNGEKVLDRVRAQTEVDLQVLTGQDEARLTFLAVRRWFGWSSGRLAVFDIGGGSLEIAAGSDEEPTVAVSVPLGAGRLTRESLTQDPPDKDEVKALRRRIRIEMAAVAGDVLRAGKPQRAVATSKTFRSLARITGAAPSDDGPYVPRSLNRDALTEWLPKLIAMTAHERGELPGVSAGRSSQVVAGALVADAVMDLFDLTSLEVCPWALREGVILSRLDQLQPR
- a CDS encoding VOC family protein, which translates into the protein MRLDHLSYAAGPDGYKATVERLSAVLGAEFVDGGVHPRFGTVNHILPLENDRYIEVVDVLDHPSSDKAPFGQAVRARKELGGGWLGWVVAVRDMARMEQRLGRDAVPGNRHRPDGANITWRQIGVKGLMADPQLPFFIHWDDLTQHPSVGGKGIKLTGLEIAGDPTRVTDWIGHPADHLLDDLDVAWVGPNGQPGLVAAVFQTPDGIVRL
- a CDS encoding peptidase E yields the protein MSASQIFAISGILTGDRSRTRDLISYAVSLAAVEDRPTRFCFIPTAEGDNPYVVEWFEGAFGNDPTVEASTLTLFTRPNVPDVRKHLLAQDVLWVGGGSVVNLMAVWRAHGLPEILHECWQNGVVMAGQSAGSLCWHIGGPTDSFSGSLDAFSNGLGWLPWSNGVHDDLADQPRRTTYRRLVASGELPPGYATEDGVGLHYLDGAFHEAVSVKPDARAWYVEADRETEIVPRLL
- a CDS encoding VOC family protein, which translates into the protein MDHLVYATPDLAATVAAFTAATGLTPMPGGVHVGRGTRNELVGLGPGRYLEIIGPDLGQPDPESPRPFGIDELAQPRVVTWAIGSTDLDAAVAAARAAGFDPGEPEGMSRSTPEGDLLEWRLTSAFTEPTGLVPFLIDWGRTVHPSSRGLPQAELVSFMGFAPQPGEVAWMLDAVGAELALAAGEAGLSVVLGTPRGVVRLEEL
- a CDS encoding WS/DGAT/MGAT family O-acyltransferase, producing the protein MTAVGPLDAMFLLGETREQAMHVGGLMLFELPEGARDQVFPDGTRDYVARLYEDITQNQTINPLFTRRVRHRALDLGYWSWDQDRDIDLEYHVRLSGLARPGRYRELFELTSRLHGTLLDRHRPLWEMHLIEGVQGRRFAVYSKIHHSLIDGVTALKWMQNTLTADPTQTEMPATYALPDRVLADQPSSSSVGEPVASGLAGGLPTAAELFSAVGRLPGEAGKAVGGVGRLLADVAGLSPVGFRSALRALQHEHSSVAFKAPQTVFNQPISAARRFAAQSWPMERLEKVRAMTGATLNDVMLAMCSGALRNYLIDLRALPDKGLTAMVPVSLRGADGNGTGGGNSLATLIADLATDEIDPEQRIRRIMDSTTYGKGVLSQLSPMQNLMIGALGLGSAGPAAVIPGLAGRTPPPYNLVISNIPGPSDSPLYWNRSRLLGTYPASIVLNGQALNISVTSYDHQLHFGLVGCRRTVPHLQRLLAHLETSLAELELL
- a CDS encoding beta-N-acetylhexosaminidase, which produces MSEQIAIVPAPRELVVADGQWVSADPAGDAVRTVVENLGATEYRIDVTPDGARLSAGSEESLRYAEQTYKQLLDAATEVDGGLAVPAVHIADAPRFGWRGMMLDVSRHFMPKEFVLRVIDAIELHRMNVLHLHLTDDQGWRVQIDAFPKLTEVGAWRPETMVGKMSHGQTEFTYDGTRHGGFYTKDDLREIVAYAGERGITVVPEIDLPGHMQAAIAAYPELGNNPDQQLGVRQVWGISDDVLNVNDATVDFVRTVLREVLDIFPGPYIHLGGDECPDVQWRTSEAAQARQAELGLTDAGQLQGWFTEQVSAVLTEDGRRLVGWDEMVETDCPKSAVIMAWRGPDRGEVAAKAGHDVVMAPNQSVYFDYYQGDPETEPLAIGHFTPLEKVYDFEVIPPGLTAEEEARIVGTQCQVWTEYMEGPERVGYMLLPRLSAFAERAWGSPKTSYDEFLDRLRPHLTRIEALGLTYRPLD
- a CDS encoding MFS transporter encodes the protein MPADPIDPALPAQDVVPATAASLQRGTLRVLVASNVLGGVAVASGFAVSGLLAENISGSTSMAGFAATSTTLGAAILAVPLAKLARSQGRRSSLTAGYLIATAGALLSIVAAQIDSLALLLFAGCLFGSGSAANLQSRYAATDAADPKHVASSLSLVVWATTIGVIVGPNLTGVGGSVGTSLGVLALAGPYVFSVAAFGLALATVWFGLRRLQQVTVRTTLERQPLASTFRTVMAIPHARLGLIAIASAHAVMVGVMSMTSVHLRHHGASLTIVGFVISGHVAGMYALSPVMGYLADRIGRIPTIAIGLTILAGAMTVAALAPDDAHGLTAIALFLLGLGWSACLVAGSTLLSRSVPDEIRTSAQGLSDLTMGIFASLAGTSAGPILAQLGFHWLAVLCGLLLVPVALLTLTTRTVRTAS